One part of the Lemur catta isolate mLemCat1 chromosome 13, mLemCat1.pri, whole genome shotgun sequence genome encodes these proteins:
- the LOC123649111 gene encoding olfactory receptor 2T29-like, with protein MDNITWMANHTGGPYFVLLGLFSQSEHPALLCVVIFIVFLMSLSGNAVLILLIHSYPHLRTPMYFFISQLSLMDIVYISTTVPKMLMDQVTGVNKISAPECGMQMFLYLTLGGSEFFLLAAMAYDRYMAICHPLRYPVFMNHRVCLFLASGCWFLGSVDGFMLTPITMTFPYCRSREIHHFFCEVPAVTLLSCSDTSLYETLMYLCCVLMLLIPVTVISSSYSFILLTIHRMRSAEGRKKAFATCSSHMTVVILFYGAAIYTYMLPSSYHTPEKDMMVSVFYTILTPMLNPFIYSFRNKDVMGALKKMLNMGPIFQETIK; from the coding sequence ATGGACAATATCACCTGGATGGCCAACCACACTGGAGGACCATATTTTGTCCTGCTGGGACTCTTCAGTCAATCCGAACATCCAGCTCTACTTTGTGTGGTCATTTTCATAGTTTTCCTGATGTCCTTGTCTGGAAATGCTGTCCTGATCCTTCTAATACACTCTTACCCCCACCTCCGTACCCCTATGTACTTTTTCATTAGTCAGCTATCTCTCATGGACATAGTGTACATTTCTACCACTGTGCCCAAGATGCTCATGGACCAGGTCACGGGTGTGAATAAGATCTCAGCCCCTGAATGTGGGATGCAGATGTTCCTTTATTTGACACTAGGAggttcagaattttttcttctagcTGCCATGGCCTATGACCGTTACATGGCCATCTGCCATCCACTCCGTTACCCTGTCTTCATGAACCACAGGGTGTGTCTCTTCCTGGCATCTGGCTGCTGGTTCCTGGGATCAGTAGATGGCTTCATGCTCACTCCAATCACCATGACCTTCCCCTACTGCAGGTCCCGAGAGATTCACCACTTCTTCTGCGAAGTCCCTGCTGTAACGCTGCTTTCCTGCTCAGACACCTCACTCTATGAAACGCTCATGTACCTGTGCTGTGTCCTCATGCTCCTCATTCCTGTGACAGTCATTTCAAgctcttattcattcattctcctcACCATCCACAGGATGCGCTCAGCAGAGGGCCGGAAGAAGGCCTTTGCCACCTGTTCCTCCCACATGACCGTGGTTATCCTCTTCTATGGGGCCGCCATCTACACCTACATGCTCCCCAGCTCCTACCACACTCCTGAGAAGGACATGATGGTGTCTGTCTTTTATACCATCCTAACTCCTATGCTAAACCCTTTCATCTATAGCTTTAGGAATAAGGATGTCATGGGGGCTCTGAAGAAAATGTTGAATATGGGACCTATCTTTCAAGAAACTATAAAGTAG
- the LOC123648935 gene encoding LOW QUALITY PROTEIN: SWI/SNF-related matrix-associated actin-dependent regulator of chromatin subfamily E member 1-like (The sequence of the model RefSeq protein was modified relative to this genomic sequence to represent the inferred CDS: substituted 1 base at 1 genomic stop codon), with protein sequence MSQRPSYAPPPTPAPATQMPSTPGFVGYNPYSHLTYNNYTLGENPGTNSRVRTSSGITIPKLPKPPDKPLMPYMRYRRKVWDQVKASNPDLKLWEIGKIIGGMWRELTDEEKQEYLNEYEAEKIEYNESMKAYHNSPLYLAYINAKSRAEAALEEESRQRQSRMEKGELYMKIQPAEDPDDYDDGFSMKHAATARFQRNHRLISEILSDSVVPDIQSVVTTASMQVLKXQVQSLMVHQRKLEAELLEIEERHQEKKRKFLESTDSFNNELKKLCGLKVEVDMEKIAAEIAQAEEQACKRQEEREKEAVEQAEHSQSSIVLEEEQVANKAEEKKDDENTPMETEETHLEETTESQQNGEEGTSTPEDKESGQEGVDSMAEEETSDNNTGSESNSATVEEPPTDPIPEGKKKE encoded by the coding sequence ATGTCACAAAGACCATCTtatgccccacctcccaccccagctcctgcAACACAAATGCCCAGCACACCAGGGTTTGTGGGATATAATCCATACAGTCATCTCACCTACAACAACTACACGCTGGGAGAGAACCCGGGCACCAACAGCCGGGTCAGGACATCCTCTGGTATTACGATTCCAAAACTCCCAAAGCCACCAGATAAGCCTCTGATGCCCTACATGAGGTACAGAAGAAAGGTCTGGGACCAAGTAAAGGCTTCTAACCCTGACCTAAAGTTGTGGGAGATTGGCAAGATTATTGGTGGCATGTGGCGAGAGCTCACAGATGAAGAGAAAcaagaatatttaaatgaatacGAAGCAGAAAAGATAGAGTACAATGAGTCTATGAAGGCCTATCATAATTCCCCCTTGTACCTTGCCTACATAAATGCAAAAAGTCGTGCAGAGGCTGCTTTAGAGGAAGAAAGTAGACAGAGACAGTCCCGCATGGAGAAAGGAGAACTGTACATGAAGATTCAGCCTGCTGAAGATCcagatgattatgatgatggCTTCTCAATGAAGCATGCAGCCACTGCCCGTTTCCAGAGAAACCACCGCCTCATCAGTGAAATCCTTAGTGACAGTGTGGTGCCAGACATTCAGTCAGTTGTCACAACAGCTAGCATGCAGGTCCTCAAATGACAGGTCCAATCTTTAATGGTTCATCAGCGCAAACTAGAGGCTGAACTTCTTGAAATAGAGGAACGACatcaggaaaagaagaggaaattcctGGAAAGCACAGATTCATTTAACAATGAACTTAAAAAGTTGTGCGGTCTGAAGGTGGAAGTGGATATGGAGAAAATTGCAGCTGAGATTGCGCAGGCAGAGGAGCAGGCCTGCAAAaggcaggaggaaagggagaaggaggcagTGGAGCAAGCAGAGCACAGTCAGAGCAGCATTGTTCTTGAAGAAGAACAAGTGGCAAATAAAGCTGAGGAAAAGAAAGACGATGAGAACACTCCAATGGAGACAGAGGAGACACACCTTGAAGAAACAACAGAAAGCCAACAGAATGGTGAAGAAGGCACGTCAACTCCTGAGGACAAGGAGAGTGGGCAGGAGGGGGTCGACAGTATGGCAGAGGAAGAAACCAGTGATAACAACACTGGCTCAGAGAGCAACAGTGCCACAGTGGAGGAGCCACCAACAGATCCCATACcagaaggcaagaaaaaggaatag